One window of Aerosakkonema funiforme FACHB-1375 genomic DNA carries:
- a CDS encoding S8 family serine peptidase has translation MLDINGLFDEGFYLAQNPDVAQAVARGGFANGLDHFNRFGKFERRDPSALFDTGFYLELYSDVAAAVNNPQLSAIDHFVNFGQKEGRDPIPEFVNGFYLQSSPDVAAAVAATAAAPDPLTSYQHFVQFGQYENRNPGPDFETGFYLQKYPDVAAAVRPRGLSAIEHYIEFGLEEGRTSDRPDPDEDLSLASGLGNLKGTRSVSDEVGNGDEEDLYGFTLDTTSAVNISLNGLSSDAQLELISDINEDGELDRDDILAESDAAGTNPEVLNLSAVDPGTYYVRVLQASGSTKYTMNVSAAATADPSNRPIPPQPEGFNYYFGRGLVNVRAALAQATGTEVTAAAKLTEEDGRNFGDLNLIDAETAYARGITGKGIVVAVLDEGVSLNHPDLKDNIWKNTREVAGNRIDDDGNGYIDDVNGWDFVANDNDPNPGKEDDTHGTHVAGTIAASRNGTGTTGVAYEAQIMPLRVLGKPGGGKDSQIIAAMNYAINNGAKVINMSLGDDPGTNGPDQNSDYVQVLGLARERGVVVAIAAGNEKAKLNAVQPGEPAFQSAIPFSQDLAASGLAIAVGAVDRNRKVADFSNPVGATGRSYPFISAPGVDVISTVKNRGYETSDGTSMATPHISGVAALLLQANPNLSVQQIQDILTGTANPTGITV, from the coding sequence ATGTTAGACATCAACGGTCTGTTTGACGAAGGCTTTTACCTAGCCCAAAACCCAGATGTAGCCCAGGCAGTTGCCCGTGGCGGATTCGCTAATGGCTTGGATCACTTCAATCGATTTGGTAAATTTGAACGTCGCGATCCGAGTGCTTTATTTGATACAGGTTTTTATTTGGAGTTGTATTCAGATGTCGCCGCTGCGGTGAATAATCCCCAACTCAGTGCGATCGATCACTTTGTCAATTTCGGGCAAAAGGAAGGACGTGACCCAATTCCAGAGTTTGTCAATGGCTTCTATTTGCAAAGCAGCCCAGACGTGGCAGCAGCAGTCGCGGCGACAGCGGCAGCGCCAGACCCCTTGACCAGCTATCAACATTTTGTGCAGTTCGGTCAGTATGAAAATCGCAACCCTGGCCCAGACTTCGAGACTGGTTTTTATTTGCAAAAGTACCCGGATGTGGCGGCAGCGGTCAGACCCCGTGGTTTGAGCGCGATCGAGCACTACATTGAATTTGGTTTGGAAGAGGGACGTACTAGCGATCGCCCAGACCCCGACGAAGACCTCAGCCTTGCCAGCGGCTTGGGCAACCTTAAAGGTACCAGAAGTGTTAGCGATGAAGTCGGCAATGGAGACGAAGAAGATCTTTACGGCTTTACTTTGGATACCACCAGTGCTGTCAACATATCCCTCAACGGTTTAAGCAGCGATGCTCAGCTAGAACTAATTTCAGACATCAATGAAGATGGCGAACTCGATCGCGATGACATTCTCGCCGAATCCGATGCCGCAGGTACAAATCCTGAAGTACTCAACCTGAGTGCAGTCGATCCGGGTACCTACTATGTAAGGGTTTTGCAGGCATCAGGCAGCACCAAATACACCATGAACGTATCGGCAGCAGCTACAGCAGACCCGTCAAATCGACCCATACCCCCGCAGCCAGAAGGTTTTAATTACTACTTCGGACGCGGTTTGGTTAATGTCCGAGCGGCATTGGCACAGGCTACCGGAACAGAAGTAACTGCTGCCGCCAAACTCACCGAAGAAGATGGCCGAAATTTCGGCGATTTGAACTTGATCGATGCCGAGACAGCTTACGCTAGAGGTATTACAGGCAAAGGCATTGTCGTAGCCGTTTTGGATGAAGGCGTTTCCCTAAATCACCCAGACCTCAAAGATAATATCTGGAAGAACACCAGAGAAGTGGCCGGAAACAGAATCGATGATGACGGGAATGGCTATATTGATGATGTCAACGGCTGGGACTTTGTAGCTAACGATAATGACCCCAACCCAGGCAAAGAAGACGATACTCACGGCACTCACGTAGCCGGAACGATCGCTGCCTCCAGAAATGGTACAGGAACCACTGGAGTTGCCTACGAAGCCCAGATCATGCCGCTGCGAGTGTTGGGCAAACCGGGCGGAGGTAAAGATTCCCAAATTATCGCTGCTATGAATTACGCCATCAACAATGGGGCGAAAGTAATTAACATGAGCTTGGGTGACGATCCGGGAACAAATGGGCCAGATCAAAATAGCGACTACGTACAGGTGCTGGGCTTAGCTCGCGAACGCGGCGTAGTAGTGGCGATCGCAGCTGGAAATGAAAAGGCAAAGCTGAACGCAGTTCAACCGGGCGAACCTGCCTTCCAATCAGCTATCCCGTTCAGTCAGGATCTTGCTGCTAGCGGTTTGGCGATCGCTGTTGGCGCAGTCGATCGCAACCGAAAAGTGGCCGACTTCTCCAACCCAGTCGGCGCTACGGGTAGGTCTTATCCTTTTATATCCGCTCCAGGAGTTGATGTGATCTCCACGGTGAAAAACCGAGGCTATGAGACCAGTGATGGCACATCAATGGCAACACCCCATATTTCCGGTGTCGCTGCTCTCTTGCTGCAAGCAAATCCCAACTTGAGCGTGCAACAAATCCAAGACATTCTCACCGGAACAGCTAATCCCACGGGAATTACCGTTTGA
- a CDS encoding TRC40/GET3/ArsA family transport-energizing ATPase, producing the protein MRLILMTGKGGVGKTSVAAATGLRCAELGYKTLVLSTDPAHSLADSFDLELGHEPRLVRPNLWGAELDALVELEQNWGAVKRYITQVLQARGLEGVQAEELAILPGMDEIFGLVRMKRHYDEGEYDVLIIDSAPTGTALRLLSLPEVSGWYMRRFYKPLQGISVALRPLVEPIFRPIAGFSLPDKEVMDAPYEFYEQIEALEKVLTDNSQTSVRLVTNPEKMVIKESLRAHAYLSLYNVATDLVVANRIIPEQVTDPFFQRWKENQQQYRQEIHENFLPLPVKEVPLFSEEMCGLPALERLKEMLYAGEDPTQVYYRETTVRVVQDKNQYTLELYLPGIAKDQIQLTKTGDELNVRIGNHRRNLVLPQALAALQPSGAKMEEDYLKIRFGEAVRV; encoded by the coding sequence ATGCGTTTAATACTCATGACCGGCAAAGGCGGAGTCGGCAAAACCTCCGTCGCCGCCGCTACAGGGCTGCGTTGTGCCGAACTCGGCTATAAAACCCTGGTTCTCAGTACTGACCCGGCTCACTCTTTAGCAGATAGTTTCGATTTGGAACTCGGACACGAACCGCGATTGGTGCGTCCCAACTTGTGGGGTGCGGAACTGGATGCTTTGGTGGAACTGGAACAGAATTGGGGCGCAGTCAAGCGCTATATCACCCAGGTTTTGCAGGCGCGGGGACTGGAAGGCGTGCAGGCTGAAGAATTGGCTATCTTACCGGGGATGGATGAAATTTTTGGCCTGGTACGTATGAAGCGCCACTATGATGAGGGTGAGTATGATGTGCTGATTATTGACTCGGCTCCCACGGGTACAGCGCTGCGGTTGCTAAGCTTACCGGAAGTCAGCGGCTGGTATATGCGGCGATTCTATAAGCCGTTACAAGGTATTTCGGTGGCGCTCAGACCTTTGGTGGAACCGATTTTTAGGCCGATCGCGGGTTTTTCTCTGCCTGATAAGGAAGTAATGGACGCTCCTTATGAATTTTACGAACAAATAGAAGCTTTGGAAAAGGTATTAACGGATAACTCCCAAACATCGGTGCGTTTGGTCACAAATCCCGAAAAAATGGTGATTAAAGAATCTTTACGCGCTCATGCTTATTTGAGTCTGTACAATGTTGCCACAGATTTGGTAGTTGCAAATCGGATTATTCCAGAGCAAGTTACCGATCCATTCTTCCAACGTTGGAAGGAAAACCAACAGCAATATCGCCAGGAAATTCACGAGAATTTTCTACCGCTACCGGTGAAGGAAGTGCCCCTATTTTCGGAAGAAATGTGCGGTTTACCAGCTTTAGAACGTTTGAAAGAAATGCTTTATGCTGGGGAAGATCCGACGCAAGTTTATTATCGGGAAACTACAGTTAGAGTGGTACAAGATAAAAATCAGTACACTTTGGAGTTGTATTTGCCAGGTATTGCTAAAGACCAAATCCAACTAACTAAAACTGGTGATGAATTAAATGTCCGCATTGGCAATCATCGCCGCAATTTGGTGTTACCTCAAGCTTTGGCGGCTTTGCAACCCTCTGGGGCGAAGATGGAGGAAGATTATCTGAAAATTCGGTTTGGTGAAGCGGTAAGGGTTTAG
- a CDS encoding chlorophyll a/b-binding protein: MTNTPQQTTNPYEAQFQRKYGEFATKFEFGSNPSAEIWNGRLAMIGFLIAIVVELTTGQKFINYLGF, from the coding sequence ATGACTAACACACCACAACAAACAACCAATCCCTACGAGGCTCAATTCCAACGTAAATACGGCGAGTTTGCAACTAAATTTGAATTTGGTTCAAACCCCAGCGCTGAAATTTGGAATGGTCGTCTAGCGATGATTGGCTTCCTGATTGCGATCGTTGTTGAGCTAACAACTGGCCAAAAGTTTATTAACTATTTGGGATTCTAA
- a CDS encoding DNA cytosine methyltransferase: MIDRPKIFSFFSGSGFLDLGFELNGFDIAYVNEIYAPFMQAYRYSRQCLNLHSPAYGYHEGEAADVTKLTEAEQAQRLQQLIQDARKNTDIIGFIGGPPCPDFSVGGKNRGAEGDNGKLSAAYVELICQQKPDFFLFENVKGLWRTKKHRTFFENLKARLNQFGYILVERLINAIEYGVPQDRDRIILIGFHTNLIKNIGIKVNYNQKLLPETAFPWTKHILYPRQQAFAYPWPSTAPFREDFILPCPDGIPQQLTAEYWFEKNDVLNHPNGQHYFKPKAGLKRFASVDEGDDSKKSYKRLHRWRYSPTACYGNNEVHLHPYKVRRLTVAEALAIQSLPKNFVLPSNMSLTNMFKTIGNGVPYLASKGIAETIIDFLQISDRISCHTHLALAKLDGDRTFTPSLTSSP, translated from the coding sequence GCTTATGTCAACGAAATTTATGCACCGTTTATGCAAGCATATCGTTATTCAAGGCAATGTCTTAACCTACACTCACCAGCATACGGATACCATGAGGGAGAAGCAGCAGATGTGACTAAACTAACCGAAGCCGAACAAGCGCAAAGACTCCAGCAACTAATTCAGGATGCACGCAAAAATACCGATATTATTGGCTTTATCGGTGGCCCTCCTTGTCCTGATTTTTCAGTTGGTGGCAAAAATCGCGGTGCGGAAGGAGACAATGGTAAGCTTTCTGCCGCTTATGTTGAATTGATTTGTCAACAAAAACCAGATTTCTTTTTATTTGAGAATGTCAAAGGACTGTGGAGAACCAAAAAACACCGTACTTTTTTTGAAAATCTTAAGGCTCGACTTAATCAATTTGGATATATATTAGTAGAACGTCTAATTAATGCGATCGAATACGGCGTCCCCCAGGATAGAGACAGAATTATCCTGATTGGTTTTCATACCAACTTAATCAAAAATATCGGCATTAAAGTTAATTATAACCAAAAGCTACTTCCCGAAACAGCTTTTCCTTGGACAAAACATATTTTGTATCCCAGACAGCAAGCTTTCGCATATCCTTGGCCTTCCACTGCGCCATTTAGGGAAGATTTTATATTGCCTTGTCCTGATGGTATACCACAACAGCTAACAGCAGAATATTGGTTTGAAAAAAACGATGTCCTCAATCATCCGAACGGACAACATTATTTTAAACCCAAAGCAGGTCTGAAAAGATTTGCTTCCGTCGATGAAGGAGATGATTCCAAAAAATCTTATAAGCGTCTTCATCGATGGCGCTACTCGCCAACAGCCTGCTACGGAAATAACGAAGTACATTTACATCCATATAAAGTTCGCCGACTTACAGTAGCTGAAGCACTCGCGATTCAATCTTTGCCAAAAAACTTTGTTCTGCCATCAAATATGTCACTTACTAATATGTTTAAAACAATCGGGAATGGTGTTCCCTACCTAGCATCAAAAGGTATTGCCGAAACAATTATTGACTTTTTACAAATAAGCGATCGCATATCGTGTCATACCCATCTCGCACTTGCTAAACTTGATGGCGATCGCACATTTACCCCATCCCTAACCAGTTCGCCATAA